The DNA sequence CACAGCTCGGCGAGCTCGAAGCCCGCCGCATCCTTCAGGAGGGTGGTGTCGCGGCTGTTCGTGACGCGCGCGACCGGGATCAGGACGCCGTCGCCGAGCTGGTCGCGGATGGTCTCCAGCAGCTCCGCGGGCGGCTGCTCGCCGTCGCCGAGCGGCCAGTGCAGCTCCGGGCGCCCCTCGCCGGTCGGCGGCAGCTTGATGTGCCAGCCTTCGTCCGAGCCGCCGCGCCGCGCGCGCACGGCGACGCGCTGCCGGGCGAGCCGCAGCTCGGCCGTGTCGTAGTAGGTCGCCACCAGTTCGGCGGTCTCCGGCTCGCTCTCGACGGCGATCGCCCCGACGCCGACGAGCTGGGGTGGGCGGAGGTCGCCGTCCACGTCGTACTTGCGCTCGATCTCGAGCTGGGTATGGTGCTGCGCCATGTCCCCTGTTTAGTCCACTTCCGCGCTGTCGCGAAATTGCAAGCTGTGCGCGGACGCACTGATTAGGCTCGCGGCATGGATGACTCCACCATCACCGCCCGCTTCGACGTCACCGGCTGGGACCCGGAGGACCTGCCCGGAATTCCGGGCGACTGGCTCGGCGCGGTGGTCATGCGCAAGACCTACACCGAGGGGCTGGTCGGCGAGTCGGTCGCGCACTTCGTGTCGTCGG is a window from the Leifsonia shinshuensis genome containing:
- a CDS encoding CYTH domain-containing protein translates to MAQHHTQLEIERKYDVDGDLRPPQLVGVGAIAVESEPETAELVATYYDTAELRLARQRVAVRARRGGSDEGWHIKLPPTGEGRPELHWPLGDGEQPPAELLETIRDQLGDGVLIPVARVTNSRDTTLLKDAAGFELAELCDDHVRGENLQTGTSDAWREWEVELLSGAPDSRERRAALLDGIEAELLAAGARPSASSSKLQRALGL